Proteins encoded together in one Aeromonas encheleia window:
- a CDS encoding BolA family protein, with protein sequence MQQQIEAKLAAALSPSHLEVINESYMHRVEPGSESHFKVIVVSQAFEGQRLLGRHRQVNAVLADELAHAIHALALHTYTEAEWQLREQAPKTPGCVSKSPFA encoded by the coding sequence ATGCAACAACAGATCGAGGCCAAACTGGCCGCAGCCTTGTCCCCCAGTCACCTTGAGGTGATCAATGAGAGCTACATGCACAGGGTGGAGCCGGGCTCCGAGAGCCACTTCAAGGTGATAGTGGTGAGCCAGGCGTTCGAGGGGCAGCGCCTGCTGGGGCGTCATCGTCAGGTCAATGCCGTGCTGGCGGACGAGTTGGCCCACGCCATCCATGCGCTGGCGCTGCATACCTATACCGAGGCGGAGTGGCAATTGCGGGAACAGGCCCCCAAAACCCCGGGCTGTGTCAGCAAGTCCCCCTTTGCCTGA
- a CDS encoding methyltransferase yields MQTLLDTAHCRLTLYRYPRQSQDPLQAWDAADEYLINQLAETPLAADGPVIIMNDGFGALTAYLHGHAPVCVSDSYISERATLANLSENELDPAQVTLQDALAPLPAAPALVVIKVSKYQALLEQQLLALRQVVTPATRILAAGKAKDIHSSTLKLFERYLGPTQTSLAWKKARLIHCSVDDTPSAERPALANPFPTTWPLEGSNLLIHNHANVFSRTSLDIGARFMLDNLPVHSARKVIDLGCGNGVLGLALLARDAEVEVTFIDESYMAVASARLNVEHNLPDALPRARFMVNNCLDGVAVGAADRILCNPPFHQLQAITDHIAWQMFSDAHRVLPQGGELWIVGNRHLDYHNKLKRLFANAQVVASNSKFVILKAIKR; encoded by the coding sequence ATGCAAACCCTTCTCGACACGGCCCATTGTCGCCTGACCCTGTATCGTTACCCGCGGCAGAGCCAGGATCCCCTGCAGGCCTGGGATGCGGCGGACGAGTACCTGATCAACCAGCTCGCCGAGACCCCCCTCGCGGCGGACGGCCCCGTCATCATCATGAACGACGGCTTCGGCGCCCTGACCGCCTACCTGCACGGCCATGCCCCGGTCTGTGTGAGCGACTCCTATATCAGCGAGCGGGCCACCCTGGCCAATCTGAGCGAGAACGAGCTGGATCCCGCGCAGGTCACCCTGCAGGATGCGCTGGCGCCACTGCCCGCGGCCCCCGCGCTGGTGGTGATCAAGGTCTCCAAGTACCAGGCCTTGCTGGAGCAACAGTTGCTGGCCCTGCGCCAGGTGGTGACCCCGGCCACCCGCATCCTGGCCGCAGGCAAGGCGAAAGACATCCACAGCTCGACCCTCAAGCTGTTTGAAAGATACCTGGGGCCGACCCAGACCTCCCTGGCCTGGAAGAAGGCGCGCCTGATCCACTGCAGCGTCGATGACACGCCGTCCGCCGAACGCCCGGCCCTGGCTAACCCCTTCCCGACCACTTGGCCACTGGAGGGCAGCAACCTGCTGATCCACAACCATGCCAACGTGTTTTCGCGCACCAGCCTGGATATCGGCGCCCGCTTTATGCTGGATAATTTGCCTGTGCACAGTGCACGCAAGGTGATCGATCTGGGTTGCGGCAACGGGGTACTGGGGCTGGCGCTGCTGGCGCGGGATGCCGAGGTGGAGGTGACCTTCATCGACGAATCCTATATGGCGGTCGCCTCGGCGCGGCTGAACGTCGAGCACAATCTGCCGGATGCCCTGCCCCGCGCCCGCTTCATGGTCAACAACTGTCTCGACGGCGTCGCGGTCGGCGCGGCGGATCGGATCCTCTGCAACCCCCCCTTCCATCAGTTGCAGGCGATCACCGATCATATCGCCTGGCAGATGTTCAGCGACGCGCACCGGGTATTGCCTCAGGGGGGGGAACTCTGGATAGTTGGCAACCGTCATCTGGACTATCACAACAAACTCAAGCGCCTGTTTGCCAACGCACAAGTCGTTGCATCGAACAGCAAATTCGTTATTTTGAAAGCCATCAAACGCTAA